The following is a genomic window from Halodesulfovibrio sp..
ACCTCGTCTTGACCGCCGCGGAGTAGACTTCACTCCTCTTAAAGGTGAAATTCCATCTCCGCTTGATCCTCCTGCCGGTTGTCACTTCCACCCGCGTTGCCCGCATGCCATGGATATTTGTGCTAAAGAGGCTCCGGTTGATACCGAAATTGCTCCCGGTCGCCGAGCATGCTGTCATCTGGCAACCATGCCTTAGCTTGTAAACACATACTTACAACTGACTATAGAATCAGTAACAAATAAAGCGGCTTTGCACGACAAAGCCGTTTTTTTTATGCGATAGACTATTTCATCTCTAGCAAATAGCCACACGCTCTTTCCCCCCCGCATCTCGGCAAAAACCTGTCACATTTTCATTTAAAATCAGCGAATGCGAACACTCTTATAATAAATTTTTACATATTTTACATTTACGCCGTAAGATCAATCATGTTCTAAAACAATTGACTATTCCTGTATCGTTAATCATTTGGTATCAGTGAGTTATTGCAAATTATGTATGAATATATTTAATAATGTAAAATCACGTATACATACTAAAGCTTTAGCGCTTGTCACCGAGAAGAAACATGAGAGTGATTCTCTCACAGGATAAAAAAAGCGAAAAATTTCGATATGTCACGACACATATTTACATCCTTCTCGCTTCGCAATTAACACAAACACAACAACGACTACCTTCAAGCTTCACCACATGGAGAAACTATGCAGTTTAAATCGCTTAAGATGAAACTCCTAATCCTTATATCAGGATGTTCCATTCTGTTCATAGGCTCATTGCTGGCTGTGACGATTAATTTTACTCGCACAGCAGCTGTTGAATCAGCTCGAGTCATGACAGAAGATGCTGCACACAAACAAGCATTGCTTGTGAAACAAGAATTTGATGAAGCCTTTGCTGTTGCACGCACATTTGCACTCGCCATTGAAGGTACAAAAAAATATTTACAGACTCCTGACCGTGAGCATGTTTCTGAAGTCATGAAGCAAATTGCGGTTAAGCAAAACAAACTTTACGGGGTATGGTTAGCAACGGAGCCGATGCTATTCGACGGAAAAGACGCGCAGTATAAAAATGGTGGAAGATTCAACCATTCTGACGGAAGATTTGTTCCTTACTGGAGTAAAGCAAGTGGTACTGCAACACTTGATGCATGTACTGACCTGAATGGTGCATGGTACACATTTAGCCGCAATACTCGTGAAGAATCAGTCACAAACGTCACTGAATACACGAACACCTCCGGTAGTAAGTACAGTGTTTCCAGTATGACAATTCCAGTTATTGTTAATAATAAAGTAATTGGTGTTGCAGGTGCTGACCTCTCAACCGACTTTCTCAAAGGCATCGTCAACAACATTAATGCATTTAACGGCCATTGCCAGATGGCTCTTATTGCTTCAGACGGTACTATCCAAGCATTTACCAACAAGCCTAATCTTCTCGGCACACCATATTCAGATGTTGTTGAAGGCGGCTCAGCCTTGTTCCAACGTGCTCTCGGTGGTGAATCCGTCGTAAACGAGACAGACGATACACTTCGCGTAGCAATCCCTGTTACACTGGGTAATGCAAAAAAGAACTGGGTTGTTTCTGTGTCTGTCCCAATGGACATCGTACTCGCAGATGCTAACAAACTTACCCAGACCCTGTTACTCACAGGTTTTGTCGGCTTACTCATAGCGCTTGCAGGCATATTCTACCTTGTGAAATTAATTACACGCCCGATTATCGATACTTCCTCAGTTATTTCGAAAATTGCAGAAGGTGACCTGAGCGTTCGCTGCAACCCGAAAGGGCAAGATGAAATTGCAGAAATGCAAAATGCAGTAAACAGCATGGCTGGAACCTTGCAGACGAATATGGAAGATATTCAAAAGAACATGCAAGAAGTTGAACTTCGGTCAAAAGAAGCCGAACAGGCAACAGCTCGTGCTGAAGAAGCTCAGGAAGAGGCTGTAAAAGCACACCGCAATGGACAGCTTGCAGCCGCAGAGCAGCTTGAAGTTCTCGTAAGCGACCTTACATCCGTTTCCAGTGAACTTGATACACAGATTAGCACTACTGCCCAAGGCGTTGAGCAGCAGGATTCTCGCAACAGCGAGACAGCAACTGCTATGGAAGAAATGAACAGCACAATCCTTGAAGTGTCCCGTAATGCATCTGAAGCTGCTGAAAGTGTGGATATTGTATATCAAGAAGCACAGTCAGGCTTAGAAGTCGTTGGAAAATCTGTTTCAACAATTCAAAATGTATATTCCCTGAGTGAACATCTCAAAAAAGAGATGGGAGAACTTGGAGAACAAGTTGAATCTATCAGCGACATTCTTAATGTAATTACTGACATTGCAGACCAAACAAACTTACTGGCATTGAACGCGGCGATTGAAGCTGCCCGTGCCGGTGATGCAGGACGCGGTTTCGCCGTTGTTGCAGATGAAGTGCGAAAGCTTGCTGAAAACACCATGGAAGCAACCAGCCGGGTTGGCACTGCCATCCAGACAATTCAATCTGGAACTCAGCAAAATATTGACGCAATGACAAACACCGCCAGTGCAGTTGAAGAAGCAACCAAGTTTGTAACTGAATCCGGTGATGCTTTTGACCGCATCGTTTCCAAGGTAACACCGGCAACAGATCAGGTTAGAGCTATTGCAACCGCTGCGGAACAGCAATCTGCTGCCAGTGAAGAGATCACCCATGCGATTGATGAAATCAGCCAGATTTCTACCGTCACTGCGGAAAAAATGCAGCAGGCGGAAACGTCAGTTCACACACTTGGTGATGTATCTGAATCTCTCAAAAAAATGATGCATACCTTGCAGCAAGGGTAAGCTCTAGAAAACACCAAGCCCCCTGCCAGCCTTTTTGCTGGCAGGGGGCTTTTCTTTTGGAAAAAATTGCTCATGAAATTGTAGCCTTTCTTTCTTCACTCCAGTCTCGCCCTAAAAAAATATGTGCATCCACTTTTCAATGTGAACACACCAAAGAAGTGCAAAATACACCACCATAATAAAAAGCATTTACATCTTTTAAAAAGAGTAAAAACTTCAAAACATTGAAAGATAGACAAATATATCATCATGGCACTTACTGTTATCTTGCATACCTAAAAACGAAAAAATACGCATAGCACGATATCTTTTGTGTAAAAAAATTACGTCTCGCAACACCGCTTTTGAGATATCTTACACTACTACTACAGAGAGGTTTTCTTTATACAGAACGCATAACTATTAGGGTAATGAAAACAAAACAGTCGATAAACAAATCTGAATCAACTCACTAGTACACCTTTTTTTTCCTGAAAGACCATACAGCACTATATATGCATCAATAAATGAATCACTATTATTCACCTATCAGTTTAGGCATCCAGAAACTCAATTTTACAAATTTATCTTTAGGAAAAAAAATTAAATTATACAGTTGCACTAAAGGTTCCTCATTGTTCACCGAGAAGATATAAGAGGAGCCATTTTGTTGCTGACAAAATTTACCGCATATTTCTATGCGCCAACCCATGTTACTACCATTTAACTCTAGTAACTGCTTCGGCCTTGTAACTGTGCAACCCGACGCATACATGGAGGAGCTATGCAGTTTAAATCCCTGAAAGTAAAACTTCTTCTAATAATTTCAGGTTGTTCGATTTTATTTATTGGAGTCTTACTTGCTGTTTCTATCAATTTTACACGCACAGCTGCAATTAAAACAGCACGTGTTCTGGCGCTGGAAGCCGCAAAAGAACAAGCGCTGCTAATTAAACAACAATTCAATGACGCCTTTACAACCGCACGCACACTGGCTCAAACCATCGAGGGGCTAAAGCAAGCCAACGCCACCCCTAACCGCGAAGAAGTTTTGCAGGTCATGAAACAAATCGCAGTAAAAAACAGCGAACTATACGGAGTGTGGTTAGGTACTGAGCCTATGCTTTTTGATGGAAAAGATAGCCAGTATAGAAACGATAAAAAGACAAGCAACAGTATTGGTCAGTTCATCCCGTACTGGAATAAACCATCTGGTCAGCTAACCCTTATGCCGTGTGGGGATATGAGTGGAAGTTGGTACACGGCAAGCCGAGACTCACGCGAAGATGTAGTTACTAATGTCTCAGAATATACAAGCCCCGAAGGTGAAAAATATTACGTATCTAGTCTTTCTGCACCAATCATCGTTAATAATACGGTAATTGGTGTTGCTGGTGTTGATCTATCCGTTGGTTTCTTAAAAAACATTGTAAACAATGTTACTGCATTTAATGGACATTGTGCTGTTGGATTAATAGGACATGACGGAATCCTACAAGCCGTCACCAACAGGCCTAATTTATTTGGAACTCGATACGCCGACGTAGTCGAAGGCGGCAACCAGCTTCTTCAACGCGCCGCACGCGGTGAAACTGTTGTAAGTGAACTTGACGACACATTACGTGTTGTCGTTCCGTTGTCACTTGGCAAGGCTAAAGAAAAGTGGGCTATTTCTCTATCAGTTCCAATGGACGTTGTTTTTGCCAAGGCAAACAGTCTGACTCAAACCCTTCTTATCACAGGGATCGCAGGGCTTCTTGTTGCCCTTGCAGGCATATTCTACCTCGTTCGCGTTATCACCCGCCCTATCATCGAGACTTCCTCCGTTATTTCTAAAATTGCAGAAGGTGACTTGACTGTTCGTTGTCATCCAAAAGGACAGGATGAAATTGCAGAAATGCAAAATGCTGTGAACACAATGGCAAGTACACTGAAAGAAAATCTGGATGATTTAGATACGAACATGAAAGAGGTTCAGCTACGTTCAGAAGAAGCAGAAAAAGCAACTGCAATAGCAGAAGAAGCGCAGCAAGAAACCCTGAAAGCTCGCCGAGCAGGTCAGCTTGCTGTGGCAGATCAGCTTAAAACTCTTGTTGAAGATTTAACATCGGTTTCTGAAGACTTGCACAACCAAATTGGCACTACTGCGGATGGTGTTAAACAGCAGGATAGCCGAAACAGCGAAACTGCTACAGCCATGGAAGAAATGAACAGTACCATTCTGGAAGTCTCACGAAATGCTTCTGAGGCTGCAAACAGTGTTGATTCTGTGTATCAAGAAGCTCAATCAGGTCTGGAAGTTGTAGAGCAATCTGTAACAACCATCCAAAATGTACACGCATTAAGTGAGCATCTTAAAAATGAAATGGGCGAGCTTGGAACGCAAGTTGAGTCTATCAGTGATATTCTGAATGTCATCAGCGACATTGCAGACCAGACAAACCTGCTAGCATTGAACGCCGCTATTGAAGCAGCCCGTGCAGGTGATGCAGGACGAGGTTTCGCAGTTGTTGCAGATGAGGTCAGAAAGCTTGCGGAAAACACCATGGAAGCCACAAGCCGTGTTGGTACTGCTATCCAGACAATCCAGTCTGGCACACAGCAGAACATTGATGCCATGACAAACACTGCTCAAGCTGTTGAGGAAGCGACTCAATATGTAACGGAATCCGGCAACGCCTTTGGTCGCATTGTCACAAAAGTTACACCGGCAACCGATCAGGTACGAGCCATTGCAACTGCTGCCGAGCAGCAATCCGCAGCCAGTGAGGAAATCACACAGGCAGTGGATGAAATCAGCCATATCTCGAATATAACAGCTGAAAACATGCACATGGCAGAAACATCTGTAAACAATCTCGGCAATGTTTCTGAGTCCCTCACAACCATGATGGAAAAACTATACAAAGGATAATGAAATAAAATGCGCCTCCCTGCACTATTCTTTAGGCAGGGAGGCGTTTATTGCTCTTCAGAAGATCATTCCTAACGTTCTAGCAAAACGGATTTCTCACAAACGGCTAACCAGTCTTTTGCTGCATATATTTCATTTGAAATGTCGACATGCTCCTATCACTTCCCGCTTTCCACTTGTTCACAAGCAAGCCGCCCGATAGTTTCCAAGCCTGCACGCATTTCTTCATTCCAAAAACCCACACACGATAAGCGAATAAAATTCGTAAAACTTTCACTTGTCGAAAATATAGCACCCGGTGCGATGCTTATCCTGTGCTTTTTCACATCAAAAAACAGCTTCGTCCCATCCACCTGTTTCGGCAACTCAACCCACAGCACACAACCGCCCTTAGGTTGAGTAGCTCTGGTTCCTTCTGGAAAATATTCCGGTAAAAGCTGCTGCATCATTGCCCGCTGGCTACGCACAGCTGTCCGCAGTTTGCGCAGATGTCGTTCGTACAGCCCCTCTTTTAAATATGTTCCGAGAGTCAGTTGTGTAGGGGTAGAACAGGACACATTAGTCGTTGCTTTAATATCTAACGCCTTGTCCAGTTTTTTACCCGGAATCATATACCCTAACCTGAAGCCCGGGGAGATAGTCTTTGAAAAAGACGAACAGTGGATCACATTCCCTGTTGTATCATATGATTTTAACGGGCGGGGTCGTCTGTCCAGATCACAATACAAGTCTCCCGAAACATCATCCTCTATCAACGGAATCTTGTACGAATCACAAAGCTCAACAATTTCCTGCTTTGCGTCATCTGGAATAAGAGCACCATCAGGATTATTGAAGTTTGGTGCAAGAATACAGGCAGCTATATCAAAACGCGAAAAGGCTCTATCAAGATCCCGCGGGGAGACACCATGCGTCGGGCTGGAAGCAACTTCAATTGCGCGCAACCCTAAGTTTTCCAGCAACTGTAAAAAACAAAAATACGTCGGCGACTGGATAACAACATTGTCTCCAGGGCGGGTCGTAGTCCTGAGTGCAATGTATAGTGCTTCCATTGCCCCAAATGTGACCAGCACATCGTTACCAGTTACCTGACAATCATATTCCTGCATACGCCATCCTATCTGATTACGTAGCAGCTGATTGCCCTGAATAGATTCATATCCCATTACATCCTGCCCGCATGTGCGCAAAACAGAATTCATTATTCTGGCTAATGCCTTATGCGGGAGAAGTGAATTGTCAGCGCAAATGCATCCAAACGGCAGCATATCCTTTTCACCGACAATCCCGAGTACAGTCTGTATAAGTTGCGTTCTGCTAAGCTTACCCATCTGAACATCATGCATCGGCGAGTCTGGAATCGGTAAAAAAGCTGCTTTTTGTCGCACGTAATATCCAGAACGCGGTCGCGCCTCTATTATCCCTTTTTTCTCTAACTCCATATAGGCATGCGTTACAGTTGCCAATGACACACCCATTTTTTGCGCAATCCCACGCAATGACGGAAGCTTATCACCTACATTAAATCTGCCGGAATCGATCATATCAAGCAAATACGACTCCAGACTCTGGTATTTATAGTCCTTTAAAACTGACGGCATAGCTATCTCTGGTTGGATTTCCTAATCTGTACTTATCGTTTTTTGTAAAAACTGCATCTGTTATGTTTACAGATTTTGTGTTTCAATTCAAGAACAATGCAACTCACTAAAGGACATCAATATGCACCAAAATATTCTTGCAAAAAAACCTACTAAACATGCCTTACGGTCAGGTATTGTAGAAGGATTTAAACAAGCTGTTCCGATTATCGTCGGGTTTATCCCTGTCGGTTTTACATTCGGAGTACTCGCAACCAAAAACGGAATTCCCGGTTTTCTAACCGTTATGATGTCTATCATTGTTTTAGCCGGTTCCTCACAATTTATTGCAGTAAGTCTTTTTGCGGCATCAATGTCAC
Proteins encoded in this region:
- a CDS encoding methyl-accepting chemotaxis protein, translating into MQFKSLKMKLLILISGCSILFIGSLLAVTINFTRTAAVESARVMTEDAAHKQALLVKQEFDEAFAVARTFALAIEGTKKYLQTPDREHVSEVMKQIAVKQNKLYGVWLATEPMLFDGKDAQYKNGGRFNHSDGRFVPYWSKASGTATLDACTDLNGAWYTFSRNTREESVTNVTEYTNTSGSKYSVSSMTIPVIVNNKVIGVAGADLSTDFLKGIVNNINAFNGHCQMALIASDGTIQAFTNKPNLLGTPYSDVVEGGSALFQRALGGESVVNETDDTLRVAIPVTLGNAKKNWVVSVSVPMDIVLADANKLTQTLLLTGFVGLLIALAGIFYLVKLITRPIIDTSSVISKIAEGDLSVRCNPKGQDEIAEMQNAVNSMAGTLQTNMEDIQKNMQEVELRSKEAEQATARAEEAQEEAVKAHRNGQLAAAEQLEVLVSDLTSVSSELDTQISTTAQGVEQQDSRNSETATAMEEMNSTILEVSRNASEAAESVDIVYQEAQSGLEVVGKSVSTIQNVYSLSEHLKKEMGELGEQVESISDILNVITDIADQTNLLALNAAIEAARAGDAGRGFAVVADEVRKLAENTMEATSRVGTAIQTIQSGTQQNIDAMTNTASAVEEATKFVTESGDAFDRIVSKVTPATDQVRAIATAAEQQSAASEEITHAIDEISQISTVTAEKMQQAETSVHTLGDVSESLKKMMHTLQQG
- a CDS encoding methyl-accepting chemotaxis protein; this translates as MQFKSLKVKLLLIISGCSILFIGVLLAVSINFTRTAAIKTARVLALEAAKEQALLIKQQFNDAFTTARTLAQTIEGLKQANATPNREEVLQVMKQIAVKNSELYGVWLGTEPMLFDGKDSQYRNDKKTSNSIGQFIPYWNKPSGQLTLMPCGDMSGSWYTASRDSREDVVTNVSEYTSPEGEKYYVSSLSAPIIVNNTVIGVAGVDLSVGFLKNIVNNVTAFNGHCAVGLIGHDGILQAVTNRPNLFGTRYADVVEGGNQLLQRAARGETVVSELDDTLRVVVPLSLGKAKEKWAISLSVPMDVVFAKANSLTQTLLITGIAGLLVALAGIFYLVRVITRPIIETSSVISKIAEGDLTVRCHPKGQDEIAEMQNAVNTMASTLKENLDDLDTNMKEVQLRSEEAEKATAIAEEAQQETLKARRAGQLAVADQLKTLVEDLTSVSEDLHNQIGTTADGVKQQDSRNSETATAMEEMNSTILEVSRNASEAANSVDSVYQEAQSGLEVVEQSVTTIQNVHALSEHLKNEMGELGTQVESISDILNVISDIADQTNLLALNAAIEAARAGDAGRGFAVVADEVRKLAENTMEATSRVGTAIQTIQSGTQQNIDAMTNTAQAVEEATQYVTESGNAFGRIVTKVTPATDQVRAIATAAEQQSAASEEITQAVDEISHISNITAENMHMAETSVNNLGNVSESLTTMMEKLYKG
- a CDS encoding PLP-dependent aminotransferase family protein; this translates as MPSVLKDYKYQSLESYLLDMIDSGRFNVGDKLPSLRGIAQKMGVSLATVTHAYMELEKKGIIEARPRSGYYVRQKAAFLPIPDSPMHDVQMGKLSRTQLIQTVLGIVGEKDMLPFGCICADNSLLPHKALARIMNSVLRTCGQDVMGYESIQGNQLLRNQIGWRMQEYDCQVTGNDVLVTFGAMEALYIALRTTTRPGDNVVIQSPTYFCFLQLLENLGLRAIEVASSPTHGVSPRDLDRAFSRFDIAACILAPNFNNPDGALIPDDAKQEIVELCDSYKIPLIEDDVSGDLYCDLDRRPRPLKSYDTTGNVIHCSSFSKTISPGFRLGYMIPGKKLDKALDIKATTNVSCSTPTQLTLGTYLKEGLYERHLRKLRTAVRSQRAMMQQLLPEYFPEGTRATQPKGGCVLWVELPKQVDGTKLFFDVKKHRISIAPGAIFSTSESFTNFIRLSCVGFWNEEMRAGLETIGRLACEQVESGK